In Alosa sapidissima isolate fAloSap1 chromosome 5, fAloSap1.pri, whole genome shotgun sequence, the genomic stretch ACGATTCCACAACGCGTTTGGGCCCACCCCAGCCCTTGCATGCCAGTGCGGCACCTGGCCAACGGAAGCTGCTAGCCCCCATACCCCCTGcatccccccaccaccagcTGCAGCGGTCTGTGAGGTCTACGCTGAGACCCCTGAGCGCTCAGCAGAGGGAGCGCCAGGCTCGCAAGGAACTCCTGCAGGAGGTCCTGGAACTCGCTGAGGATCAAACTTGCCAGTCTCAATGATGCCAAGGCCTCGGACCAGACAGGCTGCTCTGTGGGCAGCCTCAGTCCTCGCAGGACCCCGCCGGCGCCCCGTACTCTGCCCTTCCTCAATTCGCCCATTGCCCCTGCTATCCCCGCCCCCCCAAAGACAACCAGCCACAGACAGTTCCAGAGTAGACTACCCCGTCTCAAGAACACCATATCACTCAATGGGGTCACTGCTGTGACAGGTGAGTAGTCTCTCTtatactcttctctctctctctctctctctctctctctctctctctctctctctctctctctctctctctctgtctctcacacacagaagaaTATATTGACTCAGTCTTTATTAGCCTAATTAAATATCAGTGCAGATATCAATTCAAATAACAAAGTTGTTTGCCAAGGCAAATGTAGACAGGATTTCAGACAAAcatatttgacctttgacctcccagAGCAAAAGTCTGTTGAGTCTCTGGCAGGGAGGCAGGAAGAAACGAGGGAGCAtaaggaggtgaagaagaggaAAGTGACTGAGGCGAGGCATACAAGCAAGACCCAGCCGGCCAAGAATCTGCCAGAGTTGGCCAAACTGCGCCCACTGTCCTGTCCCGAGCAGGCCCTCCTGCAGGCCTTTACAGTGCTCAGCGACGATGACTGGTGGGAGTATAGCTTAAATAGTCTAGACTGATATATTAGGCTTTTTGCCAAGATAGGCTATGCTGTTACGCTATCCAGACAAATCGTAGGCTTTTAGCTAAGATAGATTAGACTATGCTGAGATATTGATGTTAAAAGAACAGCATGCCTTTAGAGTAGATAGTCTAGGCTATGTTAACACATAGGATTTACATGGCAAGAGTTGGTAAGTAGCTGGAGATAGAATACTTGAACCAAGTCCATGTATTACCATGTTCCTctgatgtgagtgtgttgttggTGCTGCTGCAGGGGGAAGAAGATCGAGGCCCTGATCTCCATCAGGTCTCTGGCTCAGCACCACGCCAACGTGCTGCTGCCCAGGCTGCATGATGTTTGTCTGGCCGTCAATCAAGAGGTGAGAGGCTCTCTGCTGGAAAACATTCTGGAGCACATGTTGtatcttttgtcttgtttcaAACTAGGCAATATCTATTGAAATGCCTTAATGATGCTACCAAAGAAATGATGTTAACTTTGTCAGTATTCTATACAAGTCAAAGCGGTGCAAGCTGTCATTCTAATTCCCTCCTCCCAACCAGGTGAAGAACCTGCGCTCAGTGGTGTCCCATGCTGCCATGGTGACGCTGGCCCACCTGTTTGCTCACCTGGGGCAGGACATGGATGCGGAGGCCGAGGGCGCAGCCCGGACACTGCTGCCGAAGGCTGGAGAGTCCAGCAGCTTCATGAAGGACATGGATCTGGCCCTGGGGTACATGGTGTATAACACCAACCCCATCCGCAGCATGAACGCTCTCATCAACGGAGGGCTCAGGTTAggggcagagagaaaaagagagcaggGTTGTACTGGTTAATTGCTTTCTAGTGCTTCTCAACTTTCTCTGTGTTACCTGGCTATGTAGTTGTCTGTATCAGTTGTtaccagtgttgggagtaatgcattaaaaaagtaatgtaattacagtaatgcattgctttttgctgtaatgcagtaatgtaaggcattaccaatacaatttcagcaatattttactcggtacaattctcagtaactgaagttactttgctttttaatccaaaattgagaaatgctcaattggcaccagagaagattatccaagaattaaaaaaagtcatctatgctggtcctggaatttgattgcattgtttagatgactgtagaaagggaatttgagttatctctgccattcatgcaacagatctaacatggttaggctatacttctcatttcaagcagtgagaatagccattattctcaaactatttgcattaagtctacaccattgtaagtggaaggaaaggcaactagcaatgatgagaaccatttaaagtcaacatacaatttcaccgtggctatattttactatattaagttgtgagtgacctttggcctttggggcctacattgtcccatgagccataactgcaaccgttatattgttcttttgttagccttaagcctagctcagtcattatgccataccacatcacctcctgccgtgtaatgagctgcattgaacacatgaagatctattgagaacaccaaatccatatttcctgttattttggtgaaagtaaaaatgtaaacgtagtgtaatgccttacaattcaaaggcagtaatattgtaatgtaacaaattactttgagatgacagtaacaagtaataaataatgcattacgcttttgaagtaacttgcccaacacttgTCTGTCGTTTCTGTGTCTCAGCTGTTTCTCCTGGTTCTGTCTCCTTGTCTCCCCTGGATCTCTGGCTTATCCATTCTCCTGGTGTGACTCATTGGTTCTCTGCTTCTTCTTAGTCACAAACATACAGCCGTGAGGAAGAGCACTGCACGGCACCTGGAGAAAGTGACGGAGGTCATAGGGGCAGCTCGTCTCCTGTCCGGCAAAAACGACCTGACTGCCCGCTTCATCCATACTGCCAGCTGCTTGGCCCTTGACAACACACTGGAAGTCAGGTCGGGAGCCCTATTTCTCTATGTTTCCTTATCATTTACTTATTGGCTTTGTACAAAAGTGTCAGTTCAATtcataaaagtaaaagtaaatgttTCTAAATTAGCCAATCAGCAACAGTTTCTGTTCTATTATGAGGTATCCAAAAGTCATCTCATGTCATACAGCAATACTGAATGTAATTATCTGTCAGTGCATGGCATTGAAATAGTGTGTTTACAGCTAAAATATAGTGAAGAATTTGGGATTTAATATTCACTTTCCAGTAGTGTCCACAAAAGTTATAGCCTGGCTGACACCTGACTGATTATCAAATCTCCATTGACACAGCTTTCctgtaaacaaatgttttaTATTTAGTTGTTAACTCAATTCCAAAGTCTCTGAGAAtctgctgagcaaattcaaacatAGATTTGGCAGGGTTCACCTAGACTACATAAGTTACATTACATATATGAGATATGAGATCTTTTAGGAGGGCCAGAGGCAATGACAAACATGCCATTTTTCCAATTATAAGTCAGTGTACCATCAAAATGACGTTAAAGCCATAATACTTATATGCTTATACATCATAAACTAATGAGTCAGTGAATCAATGGGTGCTGATGTATTTTGTGTCTGAAACAGGAATCAGGCCCGTAACATTCTGTCTGTAGTGGCCTCCCATCCCGACCTCATCAAGATGGTGGAAAGGTTCGCCCCTCTGAGTGATCAAATCCGCATGAAGGACTTTATTAACAAATGCCAGAAAAGGTGGACTGGAAACATCACCGGACACCATAAACACTAAACACCTttactttacatttatttatcaaaGTGATCAATGTACCAAAATCGCTATTCACTATTGTTTAATCTGTGAACATACAGGGTAAATTGTCTTGGtaatgtgctgtttttttttccggcAGACCTTCGCCTTGAAGTGGACATCAGAGCCAGGGCGAGACAGGGCATCCACagggtcacagacacacaacacaaccaaaacacacacacacacacacacacacacacacacacacacacacacacacacacacacacacacacacacacacacacagggcagtgcTGTAGTGATACGCTAATGGACATCCTTAAAATCACacctaaaataaaaaacaaatacaaaaaaatgtgtttgtctgCACTGATTCAACTTTCTAAAACTTAAACAGTAATAAACAATTATTTTGATAATCTCAAAACCAAGTGCAAAGAGGTCCAACCAAaattttgattatttttaatagTCGACATACGGTGACAAGAAAGCTAAGTCCTgtataaagaaaaaaatccaggtttattgatttgatttattttctgGAAAAATATTTATGGGAAGCATAAGTTAGATTGCTTTCTCTCCTACTTTCCACGCCAAATCTTATTACTCACTGGAAATGCCTATATGAATTTCCAGGGGAGTTCCATACCTTTAGGAGGATCCTGCGGAACTTAACACTGCTGCCGTTGTTAtgtatttttgcaaaacaaataacaggctctaggtggaggtagaagtactgttttttttttctaaaacctgctgatttatgttgttctgttggagcatagtgtcggtttcagtgaatatgatcaaaaaaagtttgccaactgcagctttaattccCGCTACTGTGATCATGGTTGAGGTAGGCCGAAACCAAATATGGCATGAAGGTGTAAATAGGACAGGGGTGCCCAACCTTTTTTGAAGCAAGATCTACTTTTAAAGTTGACTTTGACTATTGAACTTAATAGGGGGAGAATAAAGATAGATGAACAATTATGCACCTTTACTTTAGTAGAGATTGCAAGGCGGAAACAAGAGAAACACTGTGTttaaatgtccatttaaattgtagcctaatactCTTGCATGTTttacattcgaaatgaggaatGTGAGGTTAAGGTTCATTTAACAGATGAAGCTGTTGGGATATTCATTCAATTTTGGCGACACCTTGTGGATAGAAATAGAATTGGAATAAATGGTTAGTATTTCCAACTTTGCCTAGGCCTACCTCTCAGGCGGATACAATAAAATCCCATATTTTCAATGGATTGTCAAAAACATATTCATATTTTATCTTTGTTTCTTATCTCTATCACTGAGAAAAAATAGGGGCATTCTTATGCACCCTCTTACAGTGGGCCATACCATACACCTTATTTTTTGGTTGATGGTGTTGAAGTTCTCTTAGTTATGTGATGACGGCATCAGCAATGACTGGTGGATAAGTATATCTGAGCAAGTGTAAATATCCATTAACTAAGTTATGTCATTGTGGGGGATCATTGTAGAAGATCAAAATAGTGCAAACAAAATGATTATCACCCACTCTTTTGAATGATTCATTTTGTATGTTTaaaacatacaacatacatTATTCTGTTCAACTAAGAACACTGTGCTGAATATATTTTACAGTGCTCAATGAGTCTTCTAACTACTGACATGTTTGCAGCCTACCATTCACCAATGTCAGTGGAAGGTATCTGTCCTAGCCTACACTAGCACTGTAACAATAGCTGTGATCACCTTTCTGGGGCAAGGTTCTTTGAATGCACAGAGCATCACATGTCTGTGATCCTAATTATAAGGACTTAATTACAGCTTCCATGCTTTGCAGATGAAAGGTATCCTTGGGGGCAGACAGTCTTCTGAGAGCGTACTAGGAAGGTTAATTTGCCTCACTTTGAGAGCAGCTACACAAATATGACCACGAGACTACAGAAAGAGATCACAAAAGGCTAAGTGTTTTTATGTTACATTCAATGGAAAACAATGAAGCCTTTAGATGTTTCAGTGAACTATTTAATGTCATACATAAAATGTATTGAGAacaaatcaaagaaaaaaatctatttTATGAAAGAggttcctctgtctttctgcttCTTAAAAAACTAAACTTAAAACttactaatgttttttttttctctcccatcCCTAAAACAATGtatatatatgaatataataaagTTTTATAATGTTAAGTATTAAAATAGGAAAACTAATCCTCATGGAATAAATCTCAAGAGTAACAAAATAAAGATTTGGTCATTTTAAACATAATGCCTCAGAATGTGATGGGAGGAGATCTGggtatgtgtttgagtgagtgtgtgactgtCACATGTTCAGCAGCTTTTGggtattaaaaaaagaaataaaagagacATGCAAATAATTAGCAATGCAAATTTGAACAGCTTCATACATGTACTGAACTAGCCTTTGGATCAAACCTCAAAGTGACATAACCACCACCATAGATAGCTGCAACGCTCACAAGTTCAACTGCTACAGCACTTATATTTATTGGATCATTGTAACATTGTATCATTGTAAGTCAGAGGCAGAATCTGTTGGACGTTCTATACTGACGGTACAACTGGAACAGCTCTCCGTGATGCACTGAGCAGCCTTAAATGCTACCATGTTGAAACAGCCTGATCACTGACAGACATGAAAGCCTAACTGGGTTATCATATACCGTAAGTTTGACCTTGTGCGTTCAAATCCAGACTCTCGTCATCTCAGACTTGTAACAATAAAGGGCTGTGGCAAACACTTCACTTCAATTATGATTTTCTTTCAGTCAACCATGTCCTTCATTGCCAATAGTGTAACAAACcaaagaaataataataaaaaaaatcttgaaATAAATTGAACcaatatattaataataataataataataataattaaaaaaaaaaaaaaaataaataaaaaaaaaaaactcacatcATACCTTGAAATACAGTAACATCTTGATATACTGAGATTTTGGAAACAGTTCTCATTACACATATTCTAGGGTTGAATACTGGCTTGCTCTGAAATGTGGCCCAAAGATTTAAGAAGGCAACTAGCTTGCTGTCAGGCACTCTGTAGTTGAGACAGGCTGGCAGTCACTAACTGTACTGTGAAACAGTCATGATCACGATCATGATCATGTCAAGCCTGTCTGTGACTGGAGCAGTGGGGGAGAGAGTCCATTAGGGAATGACAGAGTTACGAGTGAACTGCACGCGTTTTCCTTTTTGACCGGTGGCCATTTTGTAACAAAATGGGATCAAGTGCAGGAAGTAGAATGTCATTTTGTAACAGTATGactgaaacataaaacaatttaaaacaaaaagaagaaataaaagAAATTAAGGACCTATGGTAGCTCTTTGTCCATCAAGCCTTCTTACCCACATCCATACTGTCCCGAGAGGTCTTAATAATGCAATAATTTAtttctttgcacacacacaaaaaaggaatatttacaaagacaaacgCTTTCATTCTTCCGAGTCACAGCATGAAGTATGGATAATGTGAGGTAATTTctggaattttcttttttttccttcattaGACTCTAAAAGAAGCAGAAACACTAAAGTAGAAAAAGATGGGAAAACAGgactcatttcatttcatttgatcATGTTGTTTTCTTGAAACAGTACTGGTAGACGTACCAAAACTCCAAAAGATACTCTCTTCGAAGTATGCTATGTATACACTTTCCATTCCTCACTCCcctgacccccaccccccctaaaAAAGTTGCTCTGAAACCACAACCTCATTCTCTTCCAACCCAGGAAAGACCCCAGAGAGCAGAGGACTGTTGTCAGTTGCTTGcttgtttaatttttttttttcagtttgtcCATGTGATAGGCAGCTCATTTTTCCCCCTCAAGATGCTTTCAGCCCTCCTCATTCACATCACAAAagtcttccttcctctcttcctcctcatgtTCATTTACCAAAGTTGCCAAAGTTTGCAAAGGCATCTTGTTTGGGTGGCACCATGCCGGGAGTCATGCCCTGGCCCATGCCCATCACCGGCATGCCAACAGCGCCTCCAGGCAGGCCCACCCCAGCAGGGGCAGTCATGCCCATGTTCATGCCAAGCATTCCCTGATTGAGGGGCACGCCCCCGACTCCCAAGACACCCATCGTACCCGTTGCCATGGCTGGGGGGGGTATCGCCATGCCCAGTTGCCCACCCGATACCATCATGGGTCCCAGGGGTGGTCTGGGGGCACCTGTAGCAGCTGCTGGTGGGGAGTTAAGGTTCATGCCGGCAAAATTCTGAGCCATCATGTTCAGAGGAGGTTGGATACCTGTAACTGGTcctgaagaaaaacaaaacaaaataataattattattattgtgtccAAAGACACACAAAATGATAACATGCCACAAAATAATGACTCTTTATGATTTTTTTGAGCTGCTCAAAAACAGAACTCCTTCATAAACTAGTCAGGACACATTTCAGAGCACATTAAGTCTAAGTGACTGAGAGTCTATGCAAGGGTGTGTATGAGCTAGGAAACCCCTTCTGAGGAAGTAAATAGCGCCACAAGCCACCCACCCTGCTGCTGGATCATGGTGTTGAGCGTGGGCTGGGAGGGCTTGGGCGGCTGCATACCGGCCGACAGGAAGTCCAGGCTGATGTTGACGCTGGGGTCGGACCACGTGGCAGGGAGGGAGCCCTTCGCCCCTGGTTTCTGCATACCCATCTGCTGTGGCATCATGTGACCCCCTAAACTGTGCATAGGACCTcccaatgtctgtgtgtggaaaaGGAGATGATCAACATCAGAGCGAAATAAAGGTCAGAACCATCACTGAGGTATGCATTCTAATCAAGTGGACATTTTTGGCGTTTTCATGACTAGGCAGGAGAAATTACATAGGAGCAAGGACACAACAATAAAGACAATGCAATATGTTCTTTATCAAGATATAGACCTATGGTTAGGGCTGCTATTAGGGCTATTAAGCTGGGCTTCAGGTATTTATGGCATTTATGGCAGCAAAGAAGCTCTACACCATTATACAGCTGGTCATTACTGTTCAAAAACTCTCCATTTATAATACAGCCAAAACCTGACCACTTGATGGCAACCATGGCAGTATTTTATTACTCCAGTTGAACTGAAGGAAGAGACATGAGAAAGGGCGTGACTGTCCACAGCCGTCCAAGAGACCGCACCTGAGACCGTGACATGGGCATGCCCTGGTTGGCACACATGTTGAAGCTCAGGCTCTGCGAGCCGCTGAGGGTGGCGTGGTTGGGCCCCATCAGGTCAAAGAGGTCGGCCGAGGGGGGCTGTGCAGAGGAGGGGGGCGGTTGAGTCGGGGCAGCCTGGACGTCGCCGAAGAGGTCCGTCACTGCTGGGGGCACGGCCGACGCGGCAGCAGCGGAGGCAGGCGGGCTGGTGGTGGGGAAGGCATTCCACTCGCCAAACTCTCCGTTACCACCGGGGGCTGGAGGAACACAAACAATTTCAGTCACGGTGTGAACATTTCCTGTTACACATTTAACACATTCTATGTCAAAGAAGACATCTTGCATAAAGTACCCATATGTTCATGCCATCACCATGCTAAATTAGACGTATTAAAAGGAGCAGTTACGCAAATTTaatctaatgcacattttgtCAAATTTAGTGAAACACTGTCCATGTTATTACTACGTGTCAAAATAAGCCTAGTGTTTGGACACTGCCCTGCCTCTGTAAATGAGAAGCCATCTTAGTGGCTCAGCCGGCACTataaacaggagtgcaacaggGAGTTTTGttgtttgattgattggttgttgAGTTCAAACATCAATGGTCTTTCATTAGAATCTTAGACTGCATTCTGAAGAATATGGCTTAGGTAACCatcaaaatataaaataaaacagtattcTAGTAGAACCTATTGTTCATAATTCctacaaaaaatatgttttgctAGTGATCCTAAGTTCACACCTTAATATTACAGCACAACTGAACAGAAATTTGTTCAAGCATATGACTTCTACACTTTGTAGCCAGGTTCTGCTGCCTGGGACATTGCTATGGTCAGGAGAGGTGGACATTGtacttggtggtggtggtgttttttccccttcagAGAGCATTTTTGTTTCCAGGTTGTTCTTGAGTGAGATGtaggtgtatgcatgtgtatgcatgagcATGTCTTTTTCCTTTTGATGGGGGAGTGGGGTCAAGCCATCCACCCTGAGGGAGGTGACCGCATGCACAGCCCACATCTAATTGGATCTGACATCACATAGCACTAATATTGACATTCAGGTCTATCTCCCTCAAACACATACCAAccaacaaacaccacacacacacacacacacacacacacacacacttatacatgcAGCACATAATCATAGCACACTCCGCTTTCACAGTGCAGTGACATTAGTTGACCCTTCTGCAGGTATGTGCGTTGTGGTCGGTGTGCATAAGGTAAACTGGCCATCAGGGAGCGACCTCTGAGGAGGAGTGTGGTGAAGGGCGTGGGAGGCCAGCATGGGCCGGGGGATGTGGGCACGGGGTGCGGAGAGGCACGAAGCGCGAGGCCCCGCTCTGATGGATGAGGGAGGACAGGTGTCCATCCGCATCTGCCTCAGAGGCCTGCGTCTCCATCTGGATGACTCCGACCCTAATCAATATTTCAGCGTCCTTCCAGCACGCAAGATGCCCTGGTGTACCCTACACATGGGCTGCTGCGGCTGCTGTTGTACAGCACAGCTTGTGCTTCTGGACCAAAGGCAAATGACTCCCTACAAGGCTGTTGGACATGCCAATATCCTTAGTCTTCATCTTGTTTTCCCATCTTTTCACACATTAAAAACGCACTGATTTTTTCATATTACTCTCTGATGGGAATGTTGGGTGGTAAGTGGAGGTATGGAAatctgttgtttgtttgtttgtgtgtttgtgtgtgtgtgtgtgtgtgtgctggctctAATCTAATTTCCCCCAGCAGAGCTGCAGACTTACCAGCTTTGGGAGGgaggctggcggaggcggctgGGGAGGAGAAATCAGCAAAGCCCCCGATTAGATCTGAACCTCCACCTGCCGAGAGGAAACAGCAGATCAGACAGCAGAGATTAGCCCATGTCTACTCTCCCcacgctctccctctccctcccacacacacacacacacacacgtaaatccCTCTTTCATACACACTGCATCACCTTCTGTCATATCTCATCGGCACACGCTCTTCCTCACAAACATGCTGTCTGTTGTCTGTTTGcttctgctacacacacacacacacacacacacacacttctaaaaGGCAGAGTGTGAAGCTGATGGGTGAAGACAGTGGCAGGATGGGGAGGACACAACACCATGTGTGCAGTGTGGCCCCGTGGGTTCTACACCTCCACTCTGTGCACTGCGTTCACCTCACCACTCGTGCGTGCCCGACTCATGCCCACCGCActgcttgtttgtgtgcgtgcccGACTCATGCCCACCGCActgcttgtttgtgtgcgtgcccaACATAATTTATGACCAGGGGTTTTATGTGAACAATGCTATGTTCCACAAGAATTTGAATGCAAGACAAGAATTTGAATGCAAAATCTGGCCATAGTTTATACATTGTAACACTGAACTAGACTATACTCAGCTCAAAGGTTTGCAATCTGTCTGAAGCACCCAAAGTTCTGCAATCTGTCTGAAATGTTGtgttcactctctccccctttctcaaACATAGGTGTCTGATACTAACTAGCTATAGCATCTAAGAGAGGCATGGAAATGTTTGGCAACAGCGTGTGCAGATCATCCACTGATGACACATCAGATGACTGGTGATAAATCACGACACCCAGAAAGGCGTTCCACAAATAACCAGTGATGCATGATTAAGCAATATGGCATGAGTCAGAGTGGGGTTGGTAAGATAGCCTTGGCAGTGGTCCGGCCGTGGGCACAAGACCAGAGACCAAGCGCTGCAGGTAACCACAGCAGCAGGTATATCCTTTTACCATGCCATGATCACAACTGTCATactgcttttatacaacagttCCACTAACAACTAATAAAAGTTATCAAATTGTGTTTTCCATCATGTATACTGATCTTTGTCTACTCATCCTCCATCTCCATAGTGGGAGAACGTTCAagaaattgtgttttttttgtaaaaaaaataaaaatagaatttGTTGGATATAGTGTTCACAAAATAAGCATACTATTGAGCCTAAAGGCAGTATACTGCCATAAGGGTATGgtttgtaaaaaaacaaaacaaaaacataaggGTAT encodes the following:
- the LOC121709091 gene encoding TOG array regulator of axonemal microtubules protein 1-like — its product is MVAMFDDMLPLASLQPHLLTLPHDSTTRLGPPQPLHASAAPGQRKLLAPIPPASPHHQLQRIKLASLNDAKASDQTGCSVGSLSPRRTPPAPRTLPFLNSPIAPAIPAPPKTTSHRQFQSRLPRLKNTISLNGVTAVTEQKSVESLAGRQEETREHKEVKKRKVTEARHTSKTQPAKNLPELAKLRPLSCPEQALLQAFTVLSDDDWGKKIEALISIRSLAQHHANVLLPRLHDVCLAVNQEVKNLRSVVSHAAMVTLAHLFAHLGQDMDAEAEGAARTLLPKAGESSSFMKDMDLALGYMVYNTNPIRSMNALINGGLSHKHTAVRKSTARHLEKVTEVIGAARLLSGKNDLTARFIHTASCLALDNTLEVRNQARNILSVVASHPDLIKMVERFAPLSDQIRMKDFINKCQKRPSP